Proteins from one Dromiciops gliroides isolate mDroGli1 chromosome 6, mDroGli1.pri, whole genome shotgun sequence genomic window:
- the TRMT9B gene encoding probable tRNA methyltransferase 9B isoform X2, which yields MEPEEAAQLERQHVHEVYKSTAAYFSDLQGKAWPRVRQFLLEQKPGSLVADIGCGTGKYLRVNNQVYKLGCDYCGPLVDIAHSRGCEVLVCDNLRLPFRECSFDAIISIGVIHHFSTMQRRARAIQEMARVLAPGGRIMIYVWAMEKNHRHFDKQDVFIPWNPALCSQLLAEPAHPGRKHLCGQPRAAPGPPHHLPCSVCGYPACLQRRQEARRSHSLDGSGTPGCCGKLVEVRDEDSGFYSILGRSFRSWFFSRSLDECTLKKQVEKAGPATGEWAPCHPVSVQPLKLHPEPLSTEQDGATDPGPQQQSGVRRPLPRESHEDTQSQQQGGCFLRQSTVELSFRSACPGGPAEVAASRLWKRTSLPPPSISLAAAVPSGATRAEASGSGAFTRYYHVFREGELCHLLEHHVPELHVLSAINDHGNWCIVAEKKPGLAAC from the exons ATGGAGCCCGAGGAGGCTGCCCAGCTGGAAAGACAGCACGTGCATGAAGTCTACAAAAGCACAGCGGCCTATTTCAGCGACCTTCAAGGCAAAGCCTGGCCCCGGGTCCGACAGTTCCTCTTGGAGCAGAAACCTGGCAGCCTCGTGGCAGACATAG GATGTGGGACTGGGAAGTATCTCCGCGTCAACAACCAGGTGTACAAGCTGGGCTGTGACTACTGCGGGCCCCTGGTGGACATCGCGCACAGCAGGGGATGTGAGGTCCTGGTGTGCGACAACCTGCGCTTGCCCTTCAGAGAATGCAGCTTCGACGCCATCATCTCCATCGGcg TCATCCACCACTTTTCAACAATGCAGAGGAGGGCCCGAGCCATCCAGGAAATGGCCCGGGTGCTGGCCCCTGGAGGACGCATCATGATCTATGTCTGGGCCATGGAGAAGAACCACCGGCACTTTGACAAGCAGGATGTCTTCATTCCCTGGAACCCTGCCCTGTGCTCCCAGCTCCTGGCAGAACCCGCTCACCCAGGAAGGAAGCACTTGTGTGGACAGCCCAGAGCTGCCCCTGGGCCTCCCCACCACCTGCCGTGCTCTGTCTGTGGCTACCCGGCGTGTCTTCAGAGGAGGCAGGAAGCCCGGCGGTCCCACAGTCTGGATGGTTCTGGGACTCCTGGCTGCTGTGGGAAGCTGGTAGAGGTGAGGGACGAGGACAGTGGTTTCTACAGCATTTTAGGGAGGTCATTCCGCTCCTGGTTTTTCTCCCGATCCTTGGATGAATGCACTCTGAAGAAGCAGGTGGAGAAGGCTGGGCCTGCCACAGGGGAGTGGGCTCCCTGTCACCCCGTGTCTGTCCAGCCCTTGAAACTCCATCCAGAGCCATTGTCGACAGAACAAGATGGCGCCACTGACCCTGGCCCACAGCAGCAATCGGGTGTACGGAGGCCCCTACCCAGAGAGTCCCACGAAGACACTCAGAGCCAGCAGCAAGGGGGCTGCTTTCTCAGGCAATCTACAGTGGAGCTGAGCTTCAGGTCAGCCTGCCCTGGGGGGCCGGCTGAGGTGGCAGCAAGCCGGCTCTGGAAAAggacctccctcccccctccctccatcagCCTGGCAGCCGCTGTGCCCAGCGGAGCAACCCGGGCTGAGGCATCAGGCTCCGGAGCCTTCACCCGTTACTACCACGTGTTCCGAGAAGGGGAACTGTGCCACTTGCTGGAGCACCACGTGCCGGAGCTCCATGTCCTCAGTGCCATTAATGACCATGGCAACTGGTGCATTGTTGCCGAGAAGAAGCCGGGGTTGGCTGCCTGCTGA
- the TRMT9B gene encoding probable tRNA methyltransferase 9B isoform X1 — protein MTWMEPEEAAQLERQHVHEVYKSTAAYFSDLQGKAWPRVRQFLLEQKPGSLVADIGCGTGKYLRVNNQVYKLGCDYCGPLVDIAHSRGCEVLVCDNLRLPFRECSFDAIISIGVIHHFSTMQRRARAIQEMARVLAPGGRIMIYVWAMEKNHRHFDKQDVFIPWNPALCSQLLAEPAHPGRKHLCGQPRAAPGPPHHLPCSVCGYPACLQRRQEARRSHSLDGSGTPGCCGKLVEVRDEDSGFYSILGRSFRSWFFSRSLDECTLKKQVEKAGPATGEWAPCHPVSVQPLKLHPEPLSTEQDGATDPGPQQQSGVRRPLPRESHEDTQSQQQGGCFLRQSTVELSFRSACPGGPAEVAASRLWKRTSLPPPSISLAAAVPSGATRAEASGSGAFTRYYHVFREGELCHLLEHHVPELHVLSAINDHGNWCIVAEKKPGLAAC, from the exons ATGACCTG GATGGAGCCCGAGGAGGCTGCCCAGCTGGAAAGACAGCACGTGCATGAAGTCTACAAAAGCACAGCGGCCTATTTCAGCGACCTTCAAGGCAAAGCCTGGCCCCGGGTCCGACAGTTCCTCTTGGAGCAGAAACCTGGCAGCCTCGTGGCAGACATAG GATGTGGGACTGGGAAGTATCTCCGCGTCAACAACCAGGTGTACAAGCTGGGCTGTGACTACTGCGGGCCCCTGGTGGACATCGCGCACAGCAGGGGATGTGAGGTCCTGGTGTGCGACAACCTGCGCTTGCCCTTCAGAGAATGCAGCTTCGACGCCATCATCTCCATCGGcg TCATCCACCACTTTTCAACAATGCAGAGGAGGGCCCGAGCCATCCAGGAAATGGCCCGGGTGCTGGCCCCTGGAGGACGCATCATGATCTATGTCTGGGCCATGGAGAAGAACCACCGGCACTTTGACAAGCAGGATGTCTTCATTCCCTGGAACCCTGCCCTGTGCTCCCAGCTCCTGGCAGAACCCGCTCACCCAGGAAGGAAGCACTTGTGTGGACAGCCCAGAGCTGCCCCTGGGCCTCCCCACCACCTGCCGTGCTCTGTCTGTGGCTACCCGGCGTGTCTTCAGAGGAGGCAGGAAGCCCGGCGGTCCCACAGTCTGGATGGTTCTGGGACTCCTGGCTGCTGTGGGAAGCTGGTAGAGGTGAGGGACGAGGACAGTGGTTTCTACAGCATTTTAGGGAGGTCATTCCGCTCCTGGTTTTTCTCCCGATCCTTGGATGAATGCACTCTGAAGAAGCAGGTGGAGAAGGCTGGGCCTGCCACAGGGGAGTGGGCTCCCTGTCACCCCGTGTCTGTCCAGCCCTTGAAACTCCATCCAGAGCCATTGTCGACAGAACAAGATGGCGCCACTGACCCTGGCCCACAGCAGCAATCGGGTGTACGGAGGCCCCTACCCAGAGAGTCCCACGAAGACACTCAGAGCCAGCAGCAAGGGGGCTGCTTTCTCAGGCAATCTACAGTGGAGCTGAGCTTCAGGTCAGCCTGCCCTGGGGGGCCGGCTGAGGTGGCAGCAAGCCGGCTCTGGAAAAggacctccctcccccctccctccatcagCCTGGCAGCCGCTGTGCCCAGCGGAGCAACCCGGGCTGAGGCATCAGGCTCCGGAGCCTTCACCCGTTACTACCACGTGTTCCGAGAAGGGGAACTGTGCCACTTGCTGGAGCACCACGTGCCGGAGCTCCATGTCCTCAGTGCCATTAATGACCATGGCAACTGGTGCATTGTTGCCGAGAAGAAGCCGGGGTTGGCTGCCTGCTGA
- the TRMT9B gene encoding probable tRNA methyltransferase 9B isoform X3, producing the protein MVTVTVTATATEGARRQRPARGCGTGKYLRVNNQVYKLGCDYCGPLVDIAHSRGCEVLVCDNLRLPFRECSFDAIISIGVIHHFSTMQRRARAIQEMARVLAPGGRIMIYVWAMEKNHRHFDKQDVFIPWNPALCSQLLAEPAHPGRKHLCGQPRAAPGPPHHLPCSVCGYPACLQRRQEARRSHSLDGSGTPGCCGKLVEVRDEDSGFYSILGRSFRSWFFSRSLDECTLKKQVEKAGPATGEWAPCHPVSVQPLKLHPEPLSTEQDGATDPGPQQQSGVRRPLPRESHEDTQSQQQGGCFLRQSTVELSFRSACPGGPAEVAASRLWKRTSLPPPSISLAAAVPSGATRAEASGSGAFTRYYHVFREGELCHLLEHHVPELHVLSAINDHGNWCIVAEKKPGLAAC; encoded by the exons GATGTGGGACTGGGAAGTATCTCCGCGTCAACAACCAGGTGTACAAGCTGGGCTGTGACTACTGCGGGCCCCTGGTGGACATCGCGCACAGCAGGGGATGTGAGGTCCTGGTGTGCGACAACCTGCGCTTGCCCTTCAGAGAATGCAGCTTCGACGCCATCATCTCCATCGGcg TCATCCACCACTTTTCAACAATGCAGAGGAGGGCCCGAGCCATCCAGGAAATGGCCCGGGTGCTGGCCCCTGGAGGACGCATCATGATCTATGTCTGGGCCATGGAGAAGAACCACCGGCACTTTGACAAGCAGGATGTCTTCATTCCCTGGAACCCTGCCCTGTGCTCCCAGCTCCTGGCAGAACCCGCTCACCCAGGAAGGAAGCACTTGTGTGGACAGCCCAGAGCTGCCCCTGGGCCTCCCCACCACCTGCCGTGCTCTGTCTGTGGCTACCCGGCGTGTCTTCAGAGGAGGCAGGAAGCCCGGCGGTCCCACAGTCTGGATGGTTCTGGGACTCCTGGCTGCTGTGGGAAGCTGGTAGAGGTGAGGGACGAGGACAGTGGTTTCTACAGCATTTTAGGGAGGTCATTCCGCTCCTGGTTTTTCTCCCGATCCTTGGATGAATGCACTCTGAAGAAGCAGGTGGAGAAGGCTGGGCCTGCCACAGGGGAGTGGGCTCCCTGTCACCCCGTGTCTGTCCAGCCCTTGAAACTCCATCCAGAGCCATTGTCGACAGAACAAGATGGCGCCACTGACCCTGGCCCACAGCAGCAATCGGGTGTACGGAGGCCCCTACCCAGAGAGTCCCACGAAGACACTCAGAGCCAGCAGCAAGGGGGCTGCTTTCTCAGGCAATCTACAGTGGAGCTGAGCTTCAGGTCAGCCTGCCCTGGGGGGCCGGCTGAGGTGGCAGCAAGCCGGCTCTGGAAAAggacctccctcccccctccctccatcagCCTGGCAGCCGCTGTGCCCAGCGGAGCAACCCGGGCTGAGGCATCAGGCTCCGGAGCCTTCACCCGTTACTACCACGTGTTCCGAGAAGGGGAACTGTGCCACTTGCTGGAGCACCACGTGCCGGAGCTCCATGTCCTCAGTGCCATTAATGACCATGGCAACTGGTGCATTGTTGCCGAGAAGAAGCCGGGGTTGGCTGCCTGCTGA